A window of Streptomyces sp. Je 1-332 genomic DNA:
AGGCCGTCGCGCCGGCAGCCGCTGCGGTCGTGGACGGCTCAGATGCCCATGCCGATGCCGCCGCCCACGGGCAGAACCGCGCCGGTGACGTACCCGGCCTGCTCCGAGGCGAGGAAGCGGACCGCCGCGGCGACCTCGTCGGCCGTACCGGGGCGACCGAGCGGAGTCATCCCCATGACCTCCTTCATGCGCCGCTCGGTCAGTCCGCTCGTCATGTCCGTGTCGATGATGCCGGGCGCGACGAGGTTCACGGTGATGCCACGAGAGCCCAGTTCCCAGGCGAGCGAGCGGGCGAAGCCCAGCAGCGCGGTCTTCGCCGCGGCGTAGTTGGTCTGCCCCGGGGAGCCCAGGAAGCCAAGTGCCGACGACACCAGCACGATGCGGCCCCGGCGGGCGGCGAGCATGCCGCTCGCCGCGGCCCGTACGGTACGGAACACGCCCTTGAGGTTCGTCTCAAGGACCTCGTCGAAC
This region includes:
- the fabG gene encoding 3-oxoacyl-ACP reductase FabG encodes the protein MSRSVFVTGGNRGIGLAVARALAADGDRVAVGHRTGTPPDGLTGVRCDVTDDASVRAAFAAVAEEQGPVEVLVANAGITRDTLLLRMDDATFDEVLETNLKGVFRTVRAAASGMLAARRGRIVLVSSALGFLGSPGQTNYAAAKTALLGFARSLAWELGSRGITVNLVAPGIIDTDMTSGLTERRMKEVMGMTPLGRPGTADEVAAAVRFLASEQAGYVTGAVLPVGGGIGMGI